The following proteins are co-located in the Naumovozyma dairenensis CBS 421 chromosome 9, complete genome genome:
- the OLE1 gene encoding stearoyl-CoA 9-desaturase (similar to Saccharomyces cerevisiae OLE1 (YGL055W); ancestral locus Anc_6.106) yields MGSKEITQLNLPNTSYTPEQQQPHISELPWTINNWYLKINWLNMILVVFIPIIGFYLAISKHVPLQMNILYFSLAYYVIAGITITAGYHRLWSHRSYVAKWPLRLLFALFGAANVEGSIKWWAHSHRIHHRYTDTPRDPYDARKGLWYSHMGWMLLKPNPKYRARADISDLNDDWIVRFQHRHYIPLMIFMSYILPTLICGKFFNGDYLGGFVYAGIIRVFAIQQATFCINSMAHYLGDQPFDDKRTPRDNWLTALVTFGEGYHNFHHEFPTDYRNAIKWYQYDPTKVFIYMTSCLGLANGLKKFSQNAIKQALVQQREKKLLKFKNNVHWGPTLDELPIWDKNDFMNEVNSNNNRKLVIISGIIHDVTNYTKEHPGGEKLLNSAVGKDGTRAFQGGVYRHSNSAHNVLADMRIAILKEKKDSAINFVKRRGEKFDKQKLE; encoded by the coding sequence ATGGGATCCAAAGAAATCACACAATTAAATCTACCAAACACTTCATACACTCCAGAGCAGCAACAACCACACATCTCAGAATTACCATGGACCATAAATAATTGGTATTTAAAAATCAATTGGTTGAATATGATCTTAGTCGTATTCATCCCAATCATTGGATTCTATTTAGCCATTTCAAAACATGTCCCCTTACAAATGAATatcttatatttttccttaGCATATTACGTCATTGCTGGTATAACCATTACAGCAGGTTATCATCGTCTATGGTCACATCGTTCATACGTTGCCAAATGGCCATTACGTTTACTTTTCGCCCTATTTGGTGCTGCAAATGTGGAAGGCTCTATTAAATGGTGGGCTCATTCTCATAGAATTCATCATCGTTATACAGATACACCAAGAGATCCATATGATGCAAGAAAAGGATTATGGTATTCTCATATGGGGTGGATGCTTTTAAAACCAAATCCAAAATATAGAGCAAGAGCTGATATTTCtgatttaaatgatgattGGATCGTTAGATTTCAACATAGACATTATATCccattaatgatttttatgAGTTATATCTTACCAACTTTAATTTGTGGGAAATTCTTTAATGGTGATTACTTGGGTGGGTTTGTTTACGCGGGGATTATTAGAGTTTTCGCTATTCAACAAGCTACTTTCTGTATTAATTCAATGGCTCATTATTTAGGTGATCAACCATTCGATGATAAAAGGACGCCAAGAGATAATTGGTTGACAGCTTTGGTTACTTTTGGTGAGGGATATCATAATTTCCATCATGAATTCCCAACTGATTATAGAAATGCTATTAAATGGTATCAATATGATCCAACAAAAGTTTTCATTTATATGACTTCATGTTTAGGATTGGCtaatggattgaaaaaattctCACAAAATGCAATTAAACAAGCTTTAGTACAacaaagagaaaagaaacttttaaaatttaaaaataatgttcATTGGGGACCAACTTTGGATGAATTACCAATTTGGGATAAGAATGATTTTATGAATGAAGtaaatagtaataataacaggaAATTGGTAATTATATCAGGGATTATTCATGATGTTACTAACTATACAAAGGAACATCCAGGTGGTGAAAAACTTTTAAATAGTGCCGTTGGTAAAGATGGAACAAGAGCATTCCAAGGTGGGGTTTATCGTCATTCAAATTCAGCTCATAATGTTTTAGCTGATATGAGAATCGCTATCttaaaagagaagaaagatTCTGCAATTAATTTCGTTAAAAGAAGaggtgaaaaatttgataaacAAAAACTTGAATAG
- the MON1 gene encoding guanine nucleotide exchange factor MON1 (similar to Saccharomyces cerevisiae MON1 (YGL124C); ancestral locus Anc_6.127), whose protein sequence is MDLNETYLDGAHESGSRSASNIDEDKSRKLSINNRTTASVPTTSLSLNQTIFQTSISPSNSTIFNPIATRQYEGPNITMDSTNVSYIGSMKSFSNLRHSSTQRPDSQFLDEPTREDGIEDDVLGGLNNEAFDEESLRDKLSESIYSYDGTPTIRTRLRSLVSNEIPSIFKENDLESMQLGRNSDLKSYDKNFFIFTSAGKPIYSMDGDDQQLTSCMGIIHTIMNYFQLATFSDIKSISSMVSGQRVTFLDRSPIILVGYSTRGETHHELIKQLDVLHSYILSSLSERQLSRLFAKRDNFDLRNFLEVTDFENLDEICHLLSDRLYPDLPFNALQCLPMSYSTRTKIHETMLAELSINKTKTDGKELLPRGTLLYGLIISPNNKLCSIMRPKGHTLHTTDLQLLFSLIWNQFQNVNETQEMWAPVCFPKFNPNGFLYCYIKFLKSEPIDKKITSRCRKPALVLISAQKDAFFPLKQFSNNLIDVLRRKGDKSLLREICTPGGFTISEVGAPLIHHFIYKSKKHVQYTMPELNINFEIPDLETELLKYEKKMKNYYQELHNSIFDNDGNSFNASILNFVNWYDTSLEDAEFDGFLKKEPVKVMGLAWLTPKFELYLVCNNGVSDKEKILKSAKKIVSWCKRHQSRLFIQDGAVF, encoded by the coding sequence ATGGATCTAAATGAAACCTATCTAGACGGTGCACATGAAAGTGGAAGTCGGTCTGCATCgaatattgatgaagacAAATCTCGGAAGTTATCTATAAATAATAGGACAACCGCTTCTGTTCCTACGACATCATTATCTCTAAACCAAACAATTTTTCAGACATCCATATCTCCATCCAATTCGACTATTTTCAATCCAATTGCAACACGACAATATGAAGGACCAAACATTACCATGGATTCCACGAACGTTTCTTATATTGGTTCTatgaaatcattttccaatttaagACATTCATCTACACAGCGACCAGATAGCCAATTTCTTGACGAACCTACGAGAGAGGATGGTATTGAAGATGACGTGCTCGGCGGTTTAAACAACGAAGcttttgatgaagaaagtTTGAGAGATAAGTTAAGTGAAAGTATCTACTCTTATGATGGTACACCAACAATTAGAACAAGACTTCGATCACTCGTTAGTAATGAAATTCCAAGTATATTCAAGGAAAACGACTTAGAATCAATGCAGCTTGGCAGAAATAGCGATTTAAAATCATATGACAagaatttctttatatttacatCTGCAGGGAAGCCAATATATTCCATGGATGGTGACGATCAACAACTTACATCATGTATGGGTATTATACATACTATAATGAATTACTTTCAACTTGCCACATTTTCTGATATTAAAAGTATTAGTTCGATGGTATCAGGTCAACGCGTTACATTCCTTGACCGATCTCCAATTATTTTAGTAGGATATTCCACAAGAGGTGAAACTCATCATGAGTTGATTAAGCAACTAGATGTATTACATTCGTATATCTTATCATCTTTAAGTGAAAGACAATTGTCAAGATTATTTGCGAAAAgagataattttgatttaagGAACTTCTTGGAAGTTACAGATTTCGAAAATTTGGACGAAATTTGCCATTTACTATCAGATAGATTATATCCCGATCTGCCATTTAATGCTCTCCAATGTTTACCCATGAGTTATTCCACGAGAACAAAAATTCATGAGACGATGTTAGCTGAATTGTCAAtcaataaaacaaaaacgGATGGTAAGGAATTGCTTCCGAGAGGGACTTTATTGTATGGACTAATCATATCACCTAATAACAAATTATGCTCAATAATGAGGCCTAAAGGTCATACTTTGCATACAACCGATTTACAACTTTTGTTTTCGTTGATTTggaatcaatttcaaaatgttaACGAAACCCAGGAAATGTGGGCACCTGTATGCTTCCCAAAATTTAACCCCAATGGGTTCTTATATTGTTACATTAAGTTTCTAAAATCTGAACCGATTGACAAGAAAATAACGTCGAGATGTAGAAAACCAGCATTAGTTCTAATAAGTGCTCAAAAGGATGCATTTTTCCCTTTAAAACAATTTAGTAATAACTTAATTGACGTATTACGAAGGAAAGGagataaatcattattaagaGAGATTTGTACCCCTGGAGGGTTTACCATTAGTGAAGTTGGAGCACCATTAATCCACCATTTCATTTATAAATCAAAGAAACATGTACAATATACGATGCCGGAGTTAAATatcaattttgaaataccTGACTTAGAAACAGAATTACTAAAGTatgagaaaaaaatgaaaaattattatcaagaattGCATAATTCCATCTTCGATAATGATGGAAATTCTTTTAATGCAtctattttgaattttgttAATTGGTATGATACGAGCTTGGAGGATGCTGAATTTGATGgttttttgaaaaaggaACCCGTCAAAGTCATGGGTTTAGCCTGGTTGACACCAAAATTTGAGCTTTATTTAGTTTGTAATAACGGCGTAAGTGATAAAGAGAAAATTCTAAAAAGTGCGAAAAAAATAGTTTCATGGTGCAAGAGACATCAATCCAGGTTGTTTATACAGGATGGGGCtgttttttga
- the PRP43 gene encoding DEAH-box ATP-dependent RNA helicase PRP43 (similar to Saccharomyces cerevisiae PRP43 (YGL120C); ancestral locus Anc_6.132): MGSKRRFSDHEHPDPVKTSIPELAAEITEEKLKKNPPSPEPPLVHHDAGEFKGLVRHHTTAAQAFTLEEGKTNPFTGNAFTPKYFDILKIRRELPVHQQRDEFLKIYQENQIMVFVGETGSGKTTQIPQFVLFDEMPHLENTQIACTQPRRVAAMSVAQRVAEEMDVKLGEEVGYSIRFENKTSNKTILKYMTDGMLLREAMEDHDLKRYSCIILDEAHERTLATDILMGLLKQVVQRRPDLKIIIMSATLDAEKFQRYFNEAPLLAVPGRTFPVELYYTPEFQRDYLDSAIRTVLQIHATEEAGDILLFLTGEDEIEDACRKISLEGDQLVRDEGCGPLSVYPLYGSLPPHMQQRIFEPAPESHNGRPGRKVVISTNIAETSLTIDGIVYVVDPGFSKQKVYNPRIRVESLLVSPISKASAQQRAGRAGRTRPGKCFRLYTEEAFQKELIEQSYPEILRSNLSSTVLELKKLGIDDLVHFDFMDPPAPETMMRALEELNYLACLDDEGNLTALGRLASQFPLDPMLAVMLIGSFEFQCSQEILTIVAMLSVPNVFIRPSKDKKRSDDAKNIFAHPDGDHITLLNVYHGFKSDEAYEYGIHKWCRDHYLNYRSLAAADNIRSQLERLMVRYNLELNTTDYESAKYFDNIRKALASGFFMQVAKKRSGGKGYITVKDNQDVLIHPSTVLGHDAEWVIYNEFVLTSKNYIRTVTSVRPEWLIELAPAYFDLDNFQKGDVKLSLERIQQKMERISELGDIKLKKEKKDKHSKKSKKDRK; the protein is encoded by the coding sequence ATGGGCtcaaaaagaagattttCAGATCACGAACATCCTGATCCAGTTAAAACATCCATTCCAGAATTGGCAGCAGAAATCACAgaggaaaaattaaagaaaaatccaCCTTCTCCCGAACCACCTTTAGTCCATCATGATGCCGGTGAGTTTAAGGGGCTTGTTCGTCATCATACCACAGCTGCACAAGCGTTTACTTTAGAAGAAGGTAAAACCAACCCATTTACTGGGAATGCTTTCACTCCAAAATATTTcgatattttaaaaattagACGTGAATTACCTGTTCATCAACAAAGAgatgaatttttaaagatttatcaaGAGAACCAAATTATGGTTTTCGTTGGTGAAACCGGTTCCGGTAAGACCACTCAAATTCCACAGTTCGTCTTATTCGATGAAATGCCACATTTGGAAAATACCCAAATTGCATGTACGCAACCTCGTCGTGTTGCTGCAATGTCTGTCGCACAGAGAGTTGCTGAAGAAATGGATGTGAAGTTAGGTGAAGAAGTTGGTTATTCCAtcagatttgaaaataaaacttCTAACAAAactattttgaaatatatgacTGATGGTATGCTATTAAGAGAGGCAATGGAAGATCATGATTTGAAACGTTATTCATGTATAATTTTAGATGAAGCGCACGAACGTACTTTAGCAACTGATATCTTGATGGGTCTTTTGAAACAAGTTGTGCAAAGAAGACCTGACTTGAAGATTATCATCATGTCGGCTACTCTAGATGCAGAAAAATTCCAACGCTATTTCAATGAAGCACCATTGTTGGCTGTTCCAGGTAGAACTTTCCCAGTTGAACTTTATTATACACCTGAATTTCAAAGAGATTATTTAGACTCTGCCATTCGTACCGTCTTACAAATTCATGCCACCGAAGAAGCTGGTGatattttgttatttttaactggtgaagatgaaattgagGACGCATGTAGAAAAATATCTCTCGAAGGTGATCAGTTAGTTAGAGATGAAGGATGTGGTCCTTTATCTGTGTATCCATTGTATGGGTCCTTACCACCACACATGCAACAACGTATTTTTGAACCAGCGCCAGAATCACATAATGGTAGACCAGGTAGAAAAGTTGTTATCTCTACCAATATTGCAGAAACCTCTTTGACTATCGATGGTATTGTTTACGTTGTTGATCCAGGGTTTTCCAAACAGAAGGTTTATAACCCAAGAATTAGAGTTGAATCCCTGTTAGTTTCTCCAATATCAAAAGCTTCTGCGCAACAAAGGGCTGGTCGTGCCGGTCGTACAAGACCAGGGAAATGTTTCAGATTGTATACTGAGGAAGCATTCCAAAAGgaattaattgaacaaaGTTATCCTGAAATTTTGCGTTCCAATTTATCCTCTACTGTCcttgaattgaaaaaattaggtATAGATGATTTAGTTCATTTCGATTTCATGGATCCTCCTGCCCCAGAAACTATGATGAGAGCTCtagaagaattgaattaCTTAGCATgtttagatgatgaaggtAACCTAACAGCATTAGGTAGATTAGCCTCTCAGTTCCCATTGGATCCCATGCTGGCGGTTATGTTAATTGGTTCCTTTGAATTCCAATGTTCTCAAGAAATACTGACCATTGTTGCTATGTTGTCTGTTCCTAACGTTTTCATTCGTCCATCTAAAGATAAGAAACGTTCGGATGATGCTAAGAATATATTCGCACATCCAGATGGTGATCATATTACGCTTTTGAACGTCTATCATGGATTTAAATCTGACGAGGCTTATGAATATGGTATCCATAAATGGTGTCGTGATCACTACTTGAATTACAGATCATTAGCTGCCGCTGACAATATTCGTAGTcaattggaaagattaATGGTTCGTTACAATTTAGAGTTGAACACTACTGATTACGAAAGTGcgaaatattttgataatattagaAAAGCTCTTGCCTCTGGCTTCTTTATGCAAGTGGCCAAGAAGAGATCTGGTGGTAAAGGTTATATTACTGTGAAAGATAATCAAGATGTTCTAATTCATCCAAGTACAGTTTTAGGTCATGATGCAGAGTGGGTTATTTACAATGAATTTGTTTTAACCTCCAAGAACTATATAAGGACGGTTACATCAGTAAGACCGGAATGGTTGATAGAGTTAGCTCCAGCATATTTCGATCTAgataatttccaaaaaggTGACGTCAAGTTGTCATTAGAAAGAATACAACAAAAGATGGAAAGGATAAGCGAACTTGGAGatataaaattgaaaaaagagaaaaaggaTAAGCATAGTAAGAAAAGCAAGAAGGATAGAAAATAA
- the RPS2 gene encoding 40S ribosomal protein uS5 (similar to Saccharomyces cerevisiae RPS2 (YGL123W); ancestral locus Anc_6.129), with amino-acid sequence MSAAPQGQDQKRGGFGGRNRGRPNRRGGRNTEEKGWVPVTKLGRLVKAGKITTIEEIFLHSLPVKEFQIIDTLLPNLQDEVMNIKPVQKQTRAGQRTRFKAVVVVGDSNGHVGLGIKTAKEVAGAIRAGIIIAKLSVIPIRRGYWGTNLGQPHSLATKTTGKSGSVTVRLIPAPRGSGIVASPAVKKLLQLAGVEDVYTQSNGKTRTLENTLKAAFVAIGNTYAFLTPDLWAQQPLPLSPLDVYADEASV; translated from the coding sequence ATGTCTGCAGCTCCACAAGGTCAAGATCAAAAGAGAGGTGGTTTCGGTGGCCGTAACAGAGGTCGTCCAAACAGAAGAGGTGGTAGAAACACCGAAGAAAAGGGATGGGTCCCAGTTACCAAGTTAGGTAGATTAGTCAAGGCTGGTAAGATCACCaccattgaagaaatctTCTTACACTCTTTACCAGTTAaggaatttcaaatcattgaCACTTTGTTGCCAAACTTGCAAGATGAAGTCATGAACATCAAGCCAGTCCAAAAGCAAACTAGAGCTGGTCAAAGAACTAGATTCAAGGCTGTCGTCGTTGTCGGTGACTCTAACGGTCACGTTGGTTTAGGTATCAAGACCGCTAAGGAAGTCGCTGGTGCCATCAGAGCTGGTATCATCATTGCCAAGTTATCTGTTATTCCAATCAGAAGAGGTTACTGGGGTACCAACTTGGGTCAACCACATTCTTTGGCCACCAAGACCACTGGTAAGTCTGGTTCCGTCACTGTTAGATTAATTCCAGCTCCAAGAGGTTCTGGTATTGTTGCTTCCCCAGCTGTCAAGAAGTTGTTGCAATTAGCCGGTGTTGAAGATGTCTACACTCAATCCAACGGTAAGACTAGAACTTTGGAAAACACTTTGAAGGCTGCTTTCGTTGCTATTGGTAACACTTACGCTTTCTTAACCCCAGACTTATGGGCTCAACAACCATTGCCATTATCTCCATTAGATGTTTACGCTGATGAAGCTTCTGTCTAA
- the SDS23 gene encoding Sds23p (similar to Saccharomyces cerevisiae SDS24 (YBR214W) and SDS23 (YGL056C); ancestral locus Anc_6.107), whose amino-acid sequence MPNSNDNTSRITDRHTSIVEMLSTPPQLPTLTHTRTNESINSSSNNSITSSLSMNSLNDELSKINTNPLSNNNNSTIVTPYTTLNNNINDSTSTATIPIPFPSNETFLKNNNNNASRNSSENIVNNNEIINSNTQIQWQSIKLFQLIETNKLITIDGSISVEEAFNTLIKHHLTSLPVSLSLSTVDNSTSKNDYLTFDYNDLNSYLLLVLNKIKVSNEKITKDCQNGKMVPVGEIIKLTPKNQFVKLSKLDDLSTVISILGSGVHRIAIMEGHKIVGILSQRRLIKYLWDNARLFSDLQPLFNSSLKDLQIGSMVTTKNKFSKSRIISINGNQPLIDALFKMHQERISSIAVIDTQNNLIGNISVTDVKHVTRTSQYPLLNKSCRHFISIILNLRGLENGKDSFPIFHVYPTSSLGRTLAKLVATKAHRLWIVQPPIESSSSASSSSSSSISNSPASNSTATVSVSPTKNFTSLATPTGTTMSSSSSSSIVSGTSTTSSSTNLLTSPNLYEKEYRAGKLIGVVSLTDILNLLARKQPQHKQLDPQTARKQRGHSSSSLSSASSSTA is encoded by the coding sequence ATGCCGAATTCGAATGATAATACTTCGAGAATTACTGATAGACATACTTCCATCGTGGAAATGTTATCTACTCCGCCTCAACTACCAACTCTAACTCACACGAGAACAAACGAATCCAtaaattcatcttccaACAATTCAATtacttcatcattatcgatgaattctttaaatgatgaattatcaaaaatcAACACGAATCCTTTatcgaataataataatagcaCTATAGTCACACCGTACACCACtctaaataataatatcaatgacTCAACTTCAACCGCAACTATTCCTATCCCATTCCCATCAAATGAGACCTTCctaaagaataataataataatgctaGTAGAAATAGTAGCGAGAATATTGTAAACAACAATGAAATAATCAATTCAAATACCCAGATACAATGGCAATCGATTAAATTATtccaattaattgaaacaaataaattaataacCATAGATGGATCAATCTCTGTTGAAGAAGCATTCAACACTTTAATTAAACATCATTTAACTTCATTACCTGtatctttatctttatcaacCGTTGATAATTCAACTTCAAAAAATGATTATTTGACTTTTgattataatgatttaaattcatacctattattagtattaaataaaattaaagtGTCAAATGAAAAGATAACAAAAGATTGTCAAAATGGGAAAATGGTCCCCGTAGgtgaaatcattaaattaacaccaaaaaatcaatttgttaaattatccaaattagatgatttaTCCACTGTAATTAGTATATTAGGCTCAGGAGTTCATAGAATCGCTATAATGGAAGGTCATAAAATAGTAGGAATATTGTCTCAACGTCGTCTAATTAAATATCTTTGGGATAATGCAAGATTATTTAGTGATTTACAaccattatttaattcctctttgaaagatttacaaATCGGTTCAATGGTAACAACTAAAAATAAGTTTTCCAAATCTCGTATCATATCAATTAATGGCAACCAACCATTAATTGATgctcttttcaaaatgcATCAAGAAAGAATTTCATCCATAGCAGTAATTGATActcaaaataatttgattgGTAATATTTCAGTAACAGACGTGAAACATGTAACAAGAACATCACAATatccattattaaataaatcatgTCGTCATTTCATTTCAATCATTTTAAATTTACGTGGCCTGGAAAATGGTAAAGATTCTTTCCCAATTTTCCATGTTTATCCAACAAGTTCTCTTGGTAGAACTTTAGCTAAATTAGTCGCAACAAAAGCTCATAGATTATGGATTGTTCAACCACCGATAGAATCTTCATCGTCTgcgtcatcttcatcatcttcatctatATCAAATTCACCAGCGTCAAATTCAACTGCAACAGTGTCCGTTTCTCCAACTAAAAACTTCACTTCATTGGCCACCCCAACAGGAACAACAatgtcatcttcatcttcttcttctattgTTTCAGGAACATCAacaacttcttcttcaacaaatttattaacatcACCAAATTTATATGAAAAGGAATATCGTGCAGGTAAATTAATCGGTGTGGTATCCTTAACTGATATCTTAAACTTATTAGCTAGAAAACAACCTCAACATAAACAATTAGATCCACAAACTGcaagaaaacaaagaggacattcttcatcttctttatcatctGCTTCATCGTCTACAGCGTAA
- the GPG1 gene encoding Gpg1p (similar to Saccharomyces cerevisiae GPG1 (YGL121C); ancestral locus Anc_6.131) has protein sequence MTYNQTIIYFEGRAINPREDPLNERGLVSTELSDLLLCSKFQESLLQATKELHSLTERISQYRTPEVTQETVAFELPQMMRFLVDKREHARRVYREALRRKVSAEGWDLEDLFHELEEELFRSEEVLSLYPRRGTFH, from the coding sequence ATGACTTATAATCAAACGATAATCTATTTCGAAGGACGAGCTATCAATCCACGTGAGGATCCATTAAATGAAAGGGGGTTAGTTAGCACAGAACTTTCTGATCTGCTTTTATGCTCGAAGTTCCAAGAATCGTTATTGCAGGCAACGAAAGAATTACATTCATTGACGGAACGCATATCACAGTACAGAACACCGGAAGTTACGCAGGAAACTGTTGCATTTGAATTACCTCAAATGATGAGGTTCCTGGTTGATAAAAGGGAACATGCGAGAAGAGTATACAGAGAAGCGTTAAGAAGGAAAGTATCTGCGGAAGGCTGGGATCTTGAAGATTTGTTTCATGAACTAGAAGAAGAACTATTCAGGAGCGAGGAAGTGCTTTCTTTATATCCAAGACGGGGTACTTTCCATTGA
- the NAB2 gene encoding mRNA-binding protein NAB2 (similar to Saccharomyces cerevisiae NAB2 (YGL122C); ancestral locus Anc_6.130): MSQEQYSENLKVIVAEKLNGVENFNEDVKYVAEYIVLLIMNGGTVETVVQELSTLFDTISSVALVNVVQTAFFALEALQQGEPVENIVNKIREMNAAASVTPVPQPVAQEQTQEQPQQQPMVDVAMGQTPAQAQVAPTTTSAFAGIVPQVETSSSRREEFTPSYSSSKFESRHNQRGGIGKTRGRNGRGGTTSRNNRYEKFNNGSGKSNPLARALGMADDSINFVNQKKEGRCKLFPHCPLGRSCPHAHPTKVCSEYPNCPKAPGTCEYLHPEEDVELMKEIDRTREEFRKRRDALIASRTKPIQTGIVLCKFGSVCSNPSCPFGHPTPANEDAKVIDLAWCPANLECKDTNCTKAHSSLSKIKDVQPIGRIKSAAIATTYNGSPSPAVTGPRPPVEKVLEQCKYGTHCTNKRCKFRHARSHIMCRDGANCTRIDCLFGHPINEDCKFGLECKNAYCLFRHPEGRVLPAPKSENGSTPSWAPSQTGPTNERPFALPEGSHIEPAPRQEAQVPFPATEGQDTEMN, from the coding sequence ATGTCTCAAGAACAATATTctgaaaatttaaaagtcATCGTTGCCGAGAAATTAAACGGTGTAGAAAATTTCAACGAGGATGTTAAGTACGTCGCCGAGTATATCGTGCTACTGATCATGAATGGTGGTACTGTTGAAACTGTAGTCCAAGAACTATCAACGTTATTCGATACCATCTCATCGGTTGCACTAGTGAACGTGGTTCAAACAGCATTTTTTGCATTAGAAGCGCTTCAACAAGGTGAACCGGTTGAAAATATCGTTAATAAGATCCGTGAAATGAATGCAGCTGCTAGCGTAACACCCGTCCCACAACCAGTCGCTCAAGAGCAAACGCAAGAGCAAccgcaacaacaaccaatGGTTGATGTTGCTATGGGTCAAACACCTGCACAAGCTCAGGTGGCACCAACGACAACGTCTGCTTTTGCCGGGATTGTACCACAAGTAGAAACTTCCTCCTCCagaagagaagaatttACCCCTTCATATAGTTCTTCTAAATTCGAATCACGTCATAACCAACGTGGAGGCATAGGTAAAACAAGAGGAAGAAACGGCCGCGGGGGTACTACTAGTCGTAACAACCGctatgaaaaattcaataatggtAGTGGCAAGTCGAATCCATTGGCAAGAGCGTTAGGAATGGCCGATGATAGCATTAATTTTGTTAACcaaaagaaagaaggaCGTTGTAAACTTTTCCCACACTGCCCATTAGGTAGATCATGTCCACATGCACATCCTACCAAAGTTTGTAGTGAATATCCAAATTGTCCCAAGGCACCTGGTACTTGTGAATATTTACATCCAGAAGAAGACGTAGAACTGATGAAGGAGATCGATAGAACTCGTGAAGAATTTAGAAAGAGAAGAGATGCATTAATTGCCTCAAGAACCAAACCAATCCAAACTGGTATTGTTCTTTGTAAGTTTGGTTCTGTTTGTTCGAATCCATCATGTCCATTTGGTCATCCAACACCTGCTAATGAAGATGCGAAGGTTATTGACTTAGCTTGGTGCCCTGCTAATCTAGAATGTAAGGATACAAACTGTACAAAAGCACATTCTTCCTTATCAAAGATTAAGGACGTTCAACCAATCGGTCGTATCAAATCTGCAGCTATTGCCACTACTTACAACGGATCGCCTTCACCAGCCGTGACTGGTCCTCGTCCACCTGTCGAAAAGGTCTTAGAGCAATGCAAATACGGTACTCATTGTACTAACAAACGTTGTAAATTCAGACACGCACGTTCACATATTATGTGTCGTGACGGAGCTAATTGTACTAGAATCGATTGTCTCTTCGGTCACCCAATCAATGAAGATTGTAAATTCGGTCTCGAATGTAAAAACGCTTACTGTTTATTCAGACATCCAGAAGGAAGAGTATTACCTGCTCCAAAGAGTGAGAACGGATCAACTCCTAGTTGGGCACCATCTCAAACTGGTCCAACTAATGAGAGACCATTTGCCCTACCAGAGGGCTCTCATATTGAACCTGCTCCTCGTCAAGAAGCCCAAGTCCCTTTCCCGGCTACTGAGGGACAAGATACCGAAATGAATTAG